CCAGTAGCTGGGAGTTATTTTGTTGATATTCTTGACGGTTTGATGGGTCTTTCGCTGATCGAAAACGAAAAAGATCTGTGGCGGTGTCCAACAGGAAAATTTGACGATCTGTGGGTAAGACTCGAAATCGGTCGGCTTCTGTAGTGGAGGGGTTATGAACAATCTCTGAAAAGATCTCTCTCTCGTTTATGGAAATTTCCTCGAGTTTTCGTTTGAGTTGCGTACTGCGGGCTGGCCGGTACGCCACATCACTAATCAAGGCTTTTTGATAAAAGAGGTGCCTGATCGTATCACTGGGAATCGTCCAAAAATGAAAGGAATCGGTCAGGTGCAGTGAAGGGTCGGCTATCTCCAGTAAAGAAAGAATGTGGTATGCGCAATTTTCTTTAAAATAATAATAGAAAAAATAGGCGTTTCCCAATTCCCAGGTGTGTTTGAGTAAATGAAGGACCTGCTGCGTAGAAAAATTTAACCGGTATTCCCAAATATCCCGATTTTCAATGTCTCGATATTCTTGGACTTTCAGATAGTAGGGGATTGTGGAAAAAAATCCTTTATAGCCTCCAAACACGCCTTTATACGCATATTCTAGCCCCGGGTTGGGGGGCACCTCAGCGGCGAAGTTAATGGTATAGGCGAGGATTCTCGTTTGTTCTGTTTGACCCACCTGATCAATTCGGAGAAAAGTATGCCCGAACATTGAAGCTGGATTATTCATAAAGGCTGAGGGAAAAATGAGAGTGACCGAAGCAGGGTTCAATTCCTTGAGCCAGCGATGAAACCGGTCACATGTCTGTGGCGGGAAATTATTTTCCTTAAATTGGAGTTGCTCTTTAAGCCATTCATACCGGGCGATAAATGCGCAACGTGCCGGTTGTTGGGAGCGTCCTACCAGGCGATCGGAGAAAAAATGCCTGAGCGTAGCCTCTAATTCGGCCTGCGGATTTGTTTTTCCATCAGGTGCCAGGAAGAAACCTGGATCGTCGATTTCACTCGTATATCCCGGACCGGTGTTTTTTCGATAGTGAACCAGGAGGTGCCAAAATCTTTCCTTATGCAGTTGAAGTTGGGAAGATTGAAGAAGAAGCGTGGAGAGGTAGGCAGAGGACTCCTGGCCAAAAGAGGAGGAGTGAAACAAGAACAGGAAAAGAAAAAGAAAAGTAACTAACACATGGAAGAAAAAGGCTCCGATACCTACATGGATCGGAGCCTTTCCGAGGTTATCGAGCTGCAGTGGCTTTGGCTAGCACGGGATGTGCTCCCATGGCGTCATAAATCGCTTTAATGACGGCTTTGGGAGAGTTTTCCCCGGTTTTGATAAGGGAAGTGAATTTTTCTTGAGTCAATGAAAAGAAGGCTTCCTGCTGGTCAGCCGGAACTTCCATTAAAGTAGCGAGAGAGGTCAAGTGCTCACCTTGGCCTTGAGCCATTTCCTGGGCCAGATTGTCAAAATTTAATGCAGCAAAAACATTGGCTTTCTCCGAAGAAAACACCACTCCATCGTTGGTACAGCCGGAAGTTCCGGAGCTAATCGCAAACGTGTTATATCCGGTTGCATTCGTCGTAGCCATTAAAACTTGTGGTCCGATGTGTTGCGGGTTGGGGTAATTTTCCCAAGCAATCTTCCCAAGCCCACAACCGGGCCCGGAGTCTGGATGCCCGGCAAACGCCAGACCCATTCCACTTATAAGTAGCGCAATTGTCATCAAAACAACTAGGTGTAGTTTAACC
This DNA window, taken from Nitrospiraceae bacterium, encodes the following:
- a CDS encoding DUF4105 domain-containing protein, coding for MLVTFLFLFLFLFHSSSFGQESSAYLSTLLLQSSQLQLHKERFWHLLVHYRKNTGPGYTSEIDDPGFFLAPDGKTNPQAELEATLRHFFSDRLVGRSQQPARCAFIARYEWLKEQLQFKENNFPPQTCDRFHRWLKELNPASVTLIFPSAFMNNPASMFGHTFLRIDQVGQTEQTRILAYTINFAAEVPPNPGLEYAYKGVFGGYKGFFSTIPYYLKVQEYRDIENRDIWEYRLNFSTQQVLHLLKHTWELGNAYFFYYYFKENCAYHILSLLEIADPSLHLTDSFHFWTIPSDTIRHLFYQKALISDVAYRPARSTQLKRKLEEISINEREIFSEIVHNPSTTEADRFRVLPTDRQIFLLDTATDLFRFRSAKDPSNRQEYQQNNSQLLVSRSLIPIPSSTFQVKPYFSSPELGHGTFRINTGFGWRNHSYFEEISFRAVYHDLLDPDQGYAPNAQIELGDLALRHYHHNNQLRLERFTLGNILSLSPLDSWFRSPSWKIRFEMNTITIRSCTLCSNGNFNAGIGGAFETRMFQHEVFFLFGEIDANVSGAFNENHRIGGGVTAGMTATITNNWKWFISAGYLYYALGDRSDDIPISIGQRWTLGKNLAIRSTLTHHHHDNQWNISLLGYF
- a CDS encoding DUF3015 domain-containing protein → MVKLHLVVLMTIALLISGMGLAFAGHPDSGPGCGLGKIAWENYPNPQHIGPQVLMATTNATGYNTFAISSGTSGCTNDGVVFSSEKANVFAALNFDNLAQEMAQGQGEHLTSLATLMEVPADQQEAFFSLTQEKFTSLIKTGENSPKAVIKAIYDAMGAHPVLAKATAAR